In the Phaseolus vulgaris cultivar G19833 chromosome 7, P. vulgaris v2.0, whole genome shotgun sequence genome, one interval contains:
- the LOC137827500 gene encoding uncharacterized protein isoform X1 — translation MASLCSFNASSSSSSCQHHFLSHPLKLPLSLTHSFTLPRNTKKKSTASVWPLFCALNNNPLQYRNLGDSDLNISEITLGTMTFGEQNTEKEAHDILGYAFERGINALDTAEAYPIPMKKETQGKTDLYIGSWLKSQPRDKIILATKVCGYSERSSYLRENANVLRVDAENIRESVEKSLKRLGTDYIDLLQIHWPDRYVALFGEFYYDPSKWRPSVPFVEQLQAFQELINEGKVRYIGVSNETSYGVMEFVHAAKVEGLPKIVSIQNSYSLLVRCRFEADLVEVCHPKNCNIGLLSYSPLGGGSLTGKYIDINSEAAKAGRLNLFPGYMERYNKSVAREATIKYLELAKKHGLTPVELALGFARDRPFMTSSIIGATSLDQLKEDIDAFTSTERPLPAAVMADIEDIFKRYKDPAIL, via the exons ATGGCTTCTCTGTGTTCCttcaatgcttcttcttcttcttcttcatgccAACACCATTTTCTTTCTCACCCTCTCAAACTACCATTGTCTCTCACTCACTCTTTCACTCTTCCAAGAAACACTAAGAAGAAGAGCACTGCAAGCGTTTGGCCTCTGTTCTGTGCCCTCAACAACAACCCGTTGCAGTACAGGAACCTAGGAGACTCCGACCTCAATATCAGCGAAATCACTCTTGGTACT ATGACCTTTGGGGAGCAAAACACGGAGAAAGAAGCTCACGACATTCTTGGGTACGCGTTTGAGCGCGGCATTAACGCTCTCGATACTGCTGAGGCT TACCCCATTCCAATGAAGAAAGAGACACAAGGAAAAACTGATCTCTATATTGGTAGTTGGCTCAAGTCTCAACCTCGTGACAAG ATTATTTTGGCTACAAAAGTATGTGGTTATTCTGAGAGGTCGAGTTACTTGCGTGAGAATGCAAATGTTTTGCGAGTTGATGCTGAAAATATCAGAGAAAGTGTGGAAAAAAGCCTTAAGCGCCTTGGCACTGACTATATTGATTTGCTGCAAATTCACTG GCCAGATCGATATGTTGCACTATTTGGTGAATTTTATTATGATCCTTCCAAATGGAGACCCAGTGTGCCATTTGTTGAGCAGTTGCAAGCCTTTCAAGAACTTATCAATGAAGGAAAG GTACGCTACATAGGTGTTTCAAATGAGACTTCTTATGGAGTGATGGAGTTTGTCCATGCAGCTAAAGTTGAAGGCCTTCCAAAGATTGTCAGTATCCAAAACAGCTACAGTTTGCTTGTTAGATGTCGTTTTGAAG CTGATCTCGTGGAAGTTTGTCATCCAAAGAATTGCAATATTGGCTTACTCTCCTATTCCCCACTTGGAGGTGGATCACTCACAGGaaaatatatagatataaaCTCTGAAGCTGCAAAAGCAGGAAGGTTGAACCTCTTTCCCGGTTACATGGAAAGATATAACAAATCAGTGGCACGG GAAGCTACTATAAAGTATCTTGAGTTGGCCAAAAAGCATGGTCTAACTCCTGTTGAGCTTGCACTTGGATTTGCAAGAGATCGTCCATTCATGACTAGTTCAATTATTGGTGCAACCTCTCTGGACCAGCTAAAAGAGGACATTGATGCTTTTACATCAACTGAGAGACCCTTACCAGCAGCAGTCATGGCAGATATTGAAGATATCTTCAAGAGATACAAAGATCCTGCAATCCTTTGA
- the LOC137827500 gene encoding uncharacterized protein isoform X2, which translates to MTFGEQNTEKEAHDILGYAFERGINALDTAEAYPIPMKKETQGKTDLYIGSWLKSQPRDKIILATKVCGYSERSSYLRENANVLRVDAENIRESVEKSLKRLGTDYIDLLQIHWPDRYVALFGEFYYDPSKWRPSVPFVEQLQAFQELINEGKVRYIGVSNETSYGVMEFVHAAKVEGLPKIVSIQNSYSLLVRCRFEADLVEVCHPKNCNIGLLSYSPLGGGSLTGKYIDINSEAAKAGRLNLFPGYMERYNKSVAREATIKYLELAKKHGLTPVELALGFARDRPFMTSSIIGATSLDQLKEDIDAFTSTERPLPAAVMADIEDIFKRYKDPAIL; encoded by the exons ATGACCTTTGGGGAGCAAAACACGGAGAAAGAAGCTCACGACATTCTTGGGTACGCGTTTGAGCGCGGCATTAACGCTCTCGATACTGCTGAGGCT TACCCCATTCCAATGAAGAAAGAGACACAAGGAAAAACTGATCTCTATATTGGTAGTTGGCTCAAGTCTCAACCTCGTGACAAG ATTATTTTGGCTACAAAAGTATGTGGTTATTCTGAGAGGTCGAGTTACTTGCGTGAGAATGCAAATGTTTTGCGAGTTGATGCTGAAAATATCAGAGAAAGTGTGGAAAAAAGCCTTAAGCGCCTTGGCACTGACTATATTGATTTGCTGCAAATTCACTG GCCAGATCGATATGTTGCACTATTTGGTGAATTTTATTATGATCCTTCCAAATGGAGACCCAGTGTGCCATTTGTTGAGCAGTTGCAAGCCTTTCAAGAACTTATCAATGAAGGAAAG GTACGCTACATAGGTGTTTCAAATGAGACTTCTTATGGAGTGATGGAGTTTGTCCATGCAGCTAAAGTTGAAGGCCTTCCAAAGATTGTCAGTATCCAAAACAGCTACAGTTTGCTTGTTAGATGTCGTTTTGAAG CTGATCTCGTGGAAGTTTGTCATCCAAAGAATTGCAATATTGGCTTACTCTCCTATTCCCCACTTGGAGGTGGATCACTCACAGGaaaatatatagatataaaCTCTGAAGCTGCAAAAGCAGGAAGGTTGAACCTCTTTCCCGGTTACATGGAAAGATATAACAAATCAGTGGCACGG GAAGCTACTATAAAGTATCTTGAGTTGGCCAAAAAGCATGGTCTAACTCCTGTTGAGCTTGCACTTGGATTTGCAAGAGATCGTCCATTCATGACTAGTTCAATTATTGGTGCAACCTCTCTGGACCAGCTAAAAGAGGACATTGATGCTTTTACATCAACTGAGAGACCCTTACCAGCAGCAGTCATGGCAGATATTGAAGATATCTTCAAGAGATACAAAGATCCTGCAATCCTTTGA
- the LOC137827509 gene encoding protein LIGHT-DEPENDENT SHORT HYPOCOTYLS 4-like encodes MSSFQDFESSPSKDMINTGLNNSITNLTPSLNFSSASSSASTTISAPATTTTSSSPPSTPSRYENQKRRDWNTFGQYLRNHRPPLSLSRCSGAHVLEFLRYLDQFGKTKVHTHLCPFFGHPNPPAPCPCPLRQAWGSLDALIGRLRAAFEENGGKPEANPFGARAVRLYLREVRDSQAKARGISYEKKKRKRPPQPPSSNATTQ; translated from the exons ATGAGCTCATTTCAGGACTTTGAATCCTCTCCAAGTAAAGACATGATTAACACAGGCCTCAACAACTCTATCACAAACCTAACCCCCTCCTTAAACTTCTCCTCAGCATCCTCATCAGCATCCACAACAATATCAGCAccagcaacaacaacaacatcTTCATCACCACCTTCCACTCCAAGCCGCTACGAGAACCAAAAGCGAAGAGACTGGAACACTTTCGGACAGTACCTCAGAAACCACAGGCCCCCACTTTCCCTCTCTCGCTGCAGTGGTGCCCATGTTCTTGAGTTTCTCAG GTATCTGGACCAGTTCGGAAAAACCAAGGTTCACACTCACCTGTGTCCCTTCTTCGGGCATCCAAACCCTCCTGCACCTTGTCCCTGTCCTCTCCGGCAAGCGTGGGGGAGCCTTGACGCCCTCATAGGGCGTCTGAGAGCTGCGTTTGAAGAGAACGGTGGAAAGCCGGAGGCCAACCCTTTTGGTGCTCGTGCTGTGAGGCTCTACCTTCGTGAAGTTCGTGACTCTCAGGCCAAAGCAAGAGGCATCAGCTATGAGAAAAAGAAGCGCAAGCGTCCTCCTCAACCACCTTCATCAAATGCCACCACTCAGTAG